One Amaranthus tricolor cultivar Red isolate AtriRed21 chromosome 1, ASM2621246v1, whole genome shotgun sequence DNA window includes the following coding sequences:
- the LOC130807334 gene encoding protein THYLAKOID ASSEMBLY 8-like, chloroplastic has translation MFTYVAYYGFIVFEFVKKEYPPDLSLYYDMILLLGKNRSIEKAEELFDDLKKEGLQPDIRAYTELIGAYFQVDMVEKAMETYNLMKASGCTPDKLTLMIMVRNLEKADKKELAASVKKDSEEYVDDPEKFLEELERKYARDPIII, from the exons ATGTTCACCTATGTTGCCTATTATGGATTTATT GTGTTTGAGTTTGTGAAAAAGGAATACCCACCAGATCTATCCCTGTACTATGACATGATTCTGCTGCTAGGAAAGAACAGGTCGATTGAGAAGGCAGAGGAACTTTTTGACGATCTTAAGAAGGAGGGTTTGCAACCTGACATACGAGCATATACTGAATTGATTGGTGCTTATTTTCAAGTAGATATGGTGGAAAAAGCAATGGAAACTTATAATCTGATGAAAGCTTCTGGTTGTACACCAGATAAGTTGACATTGATGATTATGGTAAGAAATCTGGAAAAGGCTGATAAAAAAGAGCTTGCAGCGTCTGTGAAGAAAGACTCTGAAGAATACGTGGATGATCCCGAAAAGTTTCTTGAAGAACTAGAAAGGAAATATGCAAGAGATCCGATCATCATCTGA